Within Streptomyces roseirectus, the genomic segment GTTCGCCGATGTGCCGCTTGATGACCCGGCGCGGCATGTCGGCCCGGTCGGTACGGGCCGCGTTGCGCTCGGCGCACACCTCCTCCGGCACGTCGAGGACGATCGCGATCGGCAGGACGTCGTACGTGCGGGCCAACTCGACGAGCTGGCGCCGGGATTCGACCTGGACGCTGGTCGCGTCGACGACCGTGCGGCGGCCCGCGGCGAGGCGTTTTCCGGCGATGTAGTGCAGGACGTCGAAGGCGTCCCGGCTGGCGCTCTGGTCGTTCTCGTCGTCGGCGACGAGCCCCCGGCAGAAGTCGGAGGAGATGATCTCGGTCGGCTTGAAGTGCCGCCGCGCGAACGTGGACTTGCCGGAGCCGGAAGCGCCGACGAGGACGACGAGGGAGAGGTCGGTGACGGGAAGTTCACGCCCCCTGATGTGCTGTCCGGTCATGCCGCCTTCGCCTCCTTCTTGTCGTTCGCGCTGTCGTTCGGGGTCAGTTGGGTGAAGACCGCCATCTGCGTGGGCGGCCCCACCTCGGGGTCGTCGGGTCCGACGGGGATGAACTCCACGCCGTAGCCGTGCCGTTCACCCACCTGCGCGGCCCAGGTCCGGAACTCCTCGCGGGTCCACTCGAAGCGGTGGTCGCCGTGCCGGACGTGCCCGGCGGGCAGCGTCTCCCAGCGGACGTTGTACTCGACGTTCGGCGTGGTCACCACGACCGTGCGGGGGCGGGCCGCGCCGAACACCGCGTACTCCAGGGCGGGCAGGCGCGGCAGGTCGAGGTGTTCGATCACCTCGCTGAGGACGGCCGCGTCGTACCCCTTGAGCCGCTTGTCGGTGTAGGCGAGCGAGCCCTGGAGCAGGGTGACGCGGGACGCCTGGCGCTCGCCCATGCGGTCGATCTTGAGACGGCGGGCCGCGATGGTGAGGGCGCGCACCGACACGTCGAGGCCGACGACCTCCGTGTAGCGGACGTCCTTCAGCAGTTCCTTCACCAACTCGCCCTGCCCGCAGCCGAGATCGAGGACGCGGGCGGCCCCGGCGCCGCGCAGGGCGGCGAGGATCGCCTCGCGGCGCTGGACGGCGAGCGGGGTCGGCTTCTCCTCCGTCTCGGTCTCCGACTCGACCGCGTTGTCGATCTCCTCGACCTCGCTGTCGTCGGTCTCCGCGAGCCGCACCAGCTCCAGCCGGTCCAGCGCCTGCCGGGTCAGCGACCAGCGGCGGGACAGGTACCGGCTGGTGATGAGCTTCTGCTCGGGGTGCCCGGCGAGCCAGCCCTCGCCGGCCCGCAGCAGCTTGTCGACCTCCTCGGAGGTGACCCAGTAGTGCTTGGCGTCGTCCAGCACCGGCAGCAGCACATAGAGGTGGCGCAGCGCCTCGGCGAGCGCCAACTCCTCGGACTCCAGGACGAGTCGGACGTAGCGCGAGTCGCCCCACTCGGGGAACTCGGGGTCCAGCGCGACGGGTTCGGCGGTGACCGTCCAGCCCAGCGGCGCGAAGAGGGAGTGGACGAGGGCGGCGCCGCCGCGGGCGGGCAGCGCGGGTACCTCAACGCGCAACGGGCGCTGCTGCGACGGGAGTTCGGGGCGGGCACGGCAGGTGCCGCGCAGGGCGCTGGAGAACACGTCGTTGAGGGCCACCGCGAGGAGTGAACTCGCCGCGTACGGGCGGTCGTTGACGTACTGCGCGAGCGCGGAGTCCGGTGCGCCGCCCCGGCCCTTGCCCTTGCCCCGCCGGACCAGCGCCACCGCGTCCACCTCCAGCAGGAGCGCCGCCGTGCAGCGCTGGTCGTCCGCCTCTGGGTAGAGGACGTGCGCCGTGCCGTAGGAGGTCGAGAACCGTTGCGATTTCTCGGGGTGCTTGTGCAGCAGGTAGCCGAGGTCGGTCGCCGGGCGCTCGGGCGTGCCGGTGGTGGTGATGGTCAGGAACATGGGCCTCTCCGGCCTGGTGAACGGTGTGGGTGGAACAGTCGTGCGAGAAAAGGTGGTGCAACTTTCGCACACCGTCCGTGACCGGCGCCTTCGGTTATCGCTCGGCCTTGTGCCAGGGGCCGACCCCGAGCTTTCCCGTAGTACCGAGGTCGAGGCCCGGGGTCAGCATCACCGGGTCGGCGCCGGACTTGGCGCGCACCCGGACGTAGGGGGCGTTCACCGCCGTGCCGAACTCGGTGGTGTTACGCCAGGCGAGGGACGAACTCGCCTTCTCGCCTGGCTTGAGGGTCAGCGGCACGACGGTGTCGCCGTAGCCGACGGCGGTGGAGATGCCGCTCGTGCCCTTGAGGACCTGGACGCCGTCGACCGGCCTGTGGTCCTCGTCGAGGATCGTCACCTGTGGGAAGCCGTTCAGCGAGTAGGGGGTCGTGCCGCAGTTCTCCAGGTGGATGCCGACGACCCTGAGGCCCATCGCCGCGTCGCCGTCGTCGGCGTACACACGGATCCCCGAGGGCGGGCAGGCGCCGCTCCTGGAGGGGGCTTCGGCGGTGGGGACGCTGGAGACGTCGAGGACCTTCGCCGTGGTCGCCCCGGTGACGCCGAGGAGTTCCGTGGTCCCGGTGGCCTTCTTGCCCGGCGCGACGGCGTTCACCGTCACCTTCTGGTTGCCCATCGCGCCGCCGTCGGCCGACCGGAAGGAGATCGTGACGGTGTACGTCATCGTCTCGGTGCCCTGGTTGACGACCTCGTACGCGGCGGCGGCCCGCGCGAGGCTGTCCGGCCTGACCACGTAGTCGCCGCTCGGCCTCGGCGCGGGCCCGGCGGGGAGGGTCACGGAGGTGACGCGGGCGCCGTCGATGCCCGGGTCGGTGACCGGGGAGGCGGACGGCGCGCCGCCGCCGTCGCCCGTCCCGGCGTCCGCCGCGCGCTCGGCGCCGCACGCGGTGGCGGTGAGCAGGGCGGCGACGGCCGGGACGAGGAGGCGGGGTCTGCGCATCGGGCCACCTCATCAGGCGGCGCGATCAGTGGGCTGTGGCGGAAGCCACAACTCCGGTCACAGGCGTGTCACAGGTGCACAGGGACCGGCTCAGGCTCTCGGCCGAGCTGACCGCCGCAGCCTCTCAGGCTCTCAGCCGAGCTGCGTCTGCACCTCGGACGAGATCAGCTCCAGGTGGTCCAGGTCGTCGAGGTCGAGGATCTGGAGGTAGAAGCGGGTGACGCCGAGTTCCGCGTACCGGCCGATCTTCTCGACGACCTCCGCCGGGGTGCCCGCGAGGCCGTTCGTCCTCAGCTCCTCGACCTCGCGGCCGATCACGGCGGCGCGGCGGGCGACCTCGGCGTCGTCCTTGCCGACGCAGGCGACGAGCGCGTTGGAGTAGGTGAGCGCGTCCGCCGGGCGGCCCGCCTCCTCGACGGCGGCCCGGACCCGGCCGAACTGCCGCTCGGTGTCCTCGAAGGAGCCGAACGGCATGTTGAACTCGTCGGCGTAGCGGGCCGCGAGGCGCGGGGTGCGCTTGGCTCCGCCGCCGCCGATCAGGACGGGGATCTTGGCCTGCGCCGGCTTGGGCAGGGCGGGCGAGTCGGTCAGCGTGTAGTGGGTGCCCTTGAAGTCGTACGTCTCGCCGACGGGGGTGCTCCACAGGCCGGTGACGATCTCCAGCTGCTCTTCGAGGCGGCCGAACTTCTCCGCCGGGAAGGGGATGCCGTACGCCTTGTGCTCCTCCTCGAACCAGCCCGCGCCCAGGCCGAGTTCGACGCGGCCGCCGGACATCTGGTCGACCTGCGCGACCTGGATGGCGAGGACGCCGGGCAGGCGGAAGGTGGCGGCGGTCATCAGGGTGCCGAGGCGGATGCGCTTGGTCTCGCGGGCGAGTCCGGCGAGGGTCAGCCAGGCGTCGGTGGGGCCGGGGAGGCCGTCGACGTCGCCCATCTTCAGGTAGTGGTCGGAGCGGAAGAACGCGTCGAAACCGAGGTCCTCGGTGGCCTTCGCGACGGTGAGGAGGGTGTCGTAGGTCGCGCCCTGCTGGGGCTCGGTGAAGATACGGAGATCCATACGCCCATGCTCGCATCCCGTACATCCGTGCGATCGTCAACCCCGCCTGTCACGGGGGCCTCCCGCGTCCCCTGTCGGGTGAAAAACGGGGGCGCCGGGCGCGTCCCGGAGTGACCGGCCCTCTCGATGATCGTTGGGACGTCGGAGCCGGACCGCCCGGCGCCCGTGCCCGGCAGGTCAGCGCCGGGACGTCACCCGCGTCGGCCTCCCCTGCGAGGCCGGGGGCCGAGGAGGCCGTCATGTCCGAGGAAATGGGCTCCGCCGGGCAGCCGAAGGGGTTGCTTCAGCAGATGGAAGAGCTGATGGCGTCGTTGAACGCGGACCTGTCCGCGCTGGACGCGGATCTCCAGTCGACCGGGAGTGCGCCGCGGGCGGTGGCGGAGGAGACCGAGGCGAGCTGAGGCACACCGCGCGGGCGTGCCGTTCCGGCCCCGGCGGAACGTTCGTCCGGGCATGTCCGTCCGGGCACAGCGGGAGGTTTCGCCGTTCACGCGGCGGGCCTCCCGCTTCGGTGTGAGCGGGGTGTGAACGGTGTCCGCGCTGTCGCCGTCCGTGTCGTTGTTGGGCCGAACGGGTGACATGGCGTAAGAATTGGCTGGTGCAGGATGGAACGCGAGTCAGTTCGGGGGGTGCCGGTGAACCGCTACGACGTCACCGATGAGCAGTGGGAAGGGCTCGCGCAGGTCGTGCCGTTGAGGGGCCGCGACGCCTGGCCCTCCGCGGTCGGCCACCGTGCGCTGCCCGAGGCCGACACCGAGGCGCGGCGCCGGTTCGTCGTCCTGCGGGTCAACATCTTCGCCGACGCCCGCGAGGTCGCCGAGACCCTGATGGCCGGCATCCCCGTCCTCCTCGACCTCACCGGCGCGGAATCCGAGGTCGCCAAACGCGTCCTCGACTTCTCCACCGGCGTGGTCTTCGGCCTCGCCAGCGGCATGCACCGCGTCGACCGCAACGTCTTCCTGCTGACGCCGCCGGGGACCGAGGTGAGCGGGATCATGGAGGGGGCGGGGGTTTAGGGGTGGCGCGGGGATCAGGGCGCGGGAGTTCGGGGGCGCGGTAGTTCAGGGGCGCGCGTGCCAGAAACGCGCCGGGACGACCAGCGCTTGCCCGGGGCCGAATGCCGGTTGGGGCGG encodes:
- a CDS encoding 3' terminal RNA ribose 2'-O-methyltransferase Hen1 — encoded protein: MFLTITTTGTPERPATDLGYLLHKHPEKSQRFSTSYGTAHVLYPEADDQRCTAALLLEVDAVALVRRGKGKGRGGAPDSALAQYVNDRPYAASSLLAVALNDVFSSALRGTCRARPELPSQQRPLRVEVPALPARGGAALVHSLFAPLGWTVTAEPVALDPEFPEWGDSRYVRLVLESEELALAEALRHLYVLLPVLDDAKHYWVTSEEVDKLLRAGEGWLAGHPEQKLITSRYLSRRWSLTRQALDRLELVRLAETDDSEVEEIDNAVESETETEEKPTPLAVQRREAILAALRGAGAARVLDLGCGQGELVKELLKDVRYTEVVGLDVSVRALTIAARRLKIDRMGERQASRVTLLQGSLAYTDKRLKGYDAAVLSEVIEHLDLPRLPALEYAVFGAARPRTVVVTTPNVEYNVRWETLPAGHVRHGDHRFEWTREEFRTWAAQVGERHGYGVEFIPVGPDDPEVGPPTQMAVFTQLTPNDSANDKKEAKAA
- a CDS encoding DUF4232 domain-containing protein, encoding MRRPRLLVPAVAALLTATACGAERAADAGTGDGGGAPSASPVTDPGIDGARVTSVTLPAGPAPRPSGDYVVRPDSLARAAAAYEVVNQGTETMTYTVTISFRSADGGAMGNQKVTVNAVAPGKKATGTTELLGVTGATTAKVLDVSSVPTAEAPSRSGACPPSGIRVYADDGDAAMGLRVVGIHLENCGTTPYSLNGFPQVTILDEDHRPVDGVQVLKGTSGISTAVGYGDTVVPLTLKPGEKASSSLAWRNTTEFGTAVNAPYVRVRAKSGADPVMLTPGLDLGTTGKLGVGPWHKAER
- a CDS encoding LLM class F420-dependent oxidoreductase, with product MDLRIFTEPQQGATYDTLLTVAKATEDLGFDAFFRSDHYLKMGDVDGLPGPTDAWLTLAGLARETKRIRLGTLMTAATFRLPGVLAIQVAQVDQMSGGRVELGLGAGWFEEEHKAYGIPFPAEKFGRLEEQLEIVTGLWSTPVGETYDFKGTHYTLTDSPALPKPAQAKIPVLIGGGGAKRTPRLAARYADEFNMPFGSFEDTERQFGRVRAAVEEAGRPADALTYSNALVACVGKDDAEVARRAAVIGREVEELRTNGLAGTPAEVVEKIGRYAELGVTRFYLQILDLDDLDHLELISSEVQTQLG
- a CDS encoding cell division protein SepF; translated protein: MERESVRGVPVNRYDVTDEQWEGLAQVVPLRGRDAWPSAVGHRALPEADTEARRRFVVLRVNIFADAREVAETLMAGIPVLLDLTGAESEVAKRVLDFSTGVVFGLASGMHRVDRNVFLLTPPGTEVSGIMEGAGV